In Halobacteriovorax marinus SJ, the following proteins share a genomic window:
- the hisS gene encoding histidine--tRNA ligase, with the protein MALNKKPYKGTRDFFPADKRVQDYIFNKMRSSAEAFAFEGYEGPMLEEVALYKAKSGEELINEQIYSFEDRGNRFVAIRPEMTPTVARMVAQVHREIPKPIKWYSIPNLMRYEKPQRGRLREHWQFNCDIFGEVGRSSEIEILQLITHLFNSFGANSEHFEILINDREIVNIVFNDLMKIDEETSYKLYKIVDKAKKVKPEGLEKMISELNLSSEAEAIFKKYLSLQNFEELFSFLEEKGYGEKSNGFKELFQITSEIGLKDYLVYDPTIVRGLDYYTGIVFEVFDKNPENRRALCGGGAYANLLQIFNENPVPGVGFGLGDVTLTDFLITHKLMPDLSKNEVDLYLTFQSDRAVAKNFELANKVREMGFKSLNSLETIKFKKVFSNADKFGARFVSILGDKELDEGFFQVKNLATKESFDIKFSELDKLRELLNA; encoded by the coding sequence ATGGCACTTAATAAAAAACCATATAAAGGAACTCGTGACTTCTTTCCAGCGGATAAGAGAGTTCAAGACTATATCTTTAATAAAATGAGAAGCTCGGCCGAAGCTTTTGCCTTTGAAGGTTATGAAGGACCGATGCTAGAAGAAGTAGCTCTATATAAAGCGAAGTCTGGTGAAGAGCTGATTAACGAGCAGATTTACTCATTTGAGGATCGTGGCAATAGATTTGTGGCCATTAGACCTGAGATGACTCCTACTGTTGCAAGAATGGTGGCGCAAGTTCATAGAGAAATTCCAAAACCAATTAAATGGTATTCAATCCCAAACCTTATGCGCTACGAGAAACCTCAAAGAGGAAGACTTAGAGAGCACTGGCAATTTAATTGTGATATTTTTGGTGAAGTTGGAAGAAGTAGTGAAATCGAAATTCTTCAACTTATAACTCATCTCTTTAATAGCTTTGGTGCAAACTCTGAGCACTTTGAAATTCTTATCAACGATAGAGAGATAGTTAATATTGTCTTTAATGACTTAATGAAAATTGATGAAGAGACTTCTTATAAACTCTATAAAATTGTAGATAAGGCCAAGAAGGTTAAGCCAGAAGGGCTAGAAAAAATGATCTCTGAGCTTAACTTAAGTAGCGAAGCGGAAGCGATCTTTAAGAAATATCTCTCGCTTCAAAACTTTGAAGAACTCTTCTCTTTCTTAGAAGAAAAAGGTTATGGCGAAAAATCAAATGGATTTAAAGAGCTCTTTCAAATCACATCTGAGATTGGATTAAAAGATTACCTAGTCTATGACCCTACAATTGTAAGAGGACTAGACTATTATACGGGAATTGTTTTTGAGGTCTTTGATAAGAACCCTGAAAATAGAAGGGCCTTATGTGGTGGAGGGGCCTATGCCAATCTTCTACAAATATTCAATGAAAATCCTGTTCCAGGTGTAGGCTTTGGACTCGGTGATGTTACACTAACTGACTTTCTGATCACTCATAAACTTATGCCAGATCTCTCTAAGAATGAAGTAGACCTCTATCTAACATTTCAGTCAGATAGGGCGGTCGCTAAAAACTTTGAACTAGCAAATAAAGTAAGAGAAATGGGATTTAAATCTCTTAACTCTCTAGAGACCATTAAGTTTAAGAAAGTTTTCTCAAATGCTGATAAATTTGGCGCGCGCTTTGTTTCTATTCTTGGTGATAAGGAATTAGATGAAG
- the alaS gene encoding alanine--tRNA ligase has product MKKLNSREIREKFLDYFEKHNHLKIKAASVVPQNDPTLLFINSGMAPLKPYFLGKEEPPNKRLCNFQPCIRTKDIDDVGDRHHLTIFEMMGSWSIGDYYKELACSLAYGLLVDELGFDPKRLYFTVYGGNEALGIKPDHESVEAWKKCGVPEDHIVMLGDDNFWGPAGETGPCGPCTEVFFDCGPEYGPEYKPGKHFDDVSRYIEIWNAGVFMELNKKKDGSFTPLPLKSVDTGSGLERLAMVMNGHDSVYETDLMQPLMDISHKLLKSDGSEAFTKKARMLTDHIRAAVFILSEGVTPSNEGQGYIPRRLIRKCVAALMAKKASKIDFSEMVDLIVEMMSDYYPQIKSAKEMITYNLNNEINDFIPIVKTGLELIEKELAENKSSNKSFPGKVAFDLVTTHGLPLDVLKSDLSDREIELDQAEYDKCYEEHRKASRVISRKGASGDQEKVEELVAKLSTTDFVGYETEETTSKVNLLIKDSEKVDSVKEGESFLFTTVKTPFYGESGGQIGDCGWATTDSAKVEIVDTMKVGKIHVHVANVISGEVKDGSEIQLKVDSEVRSDIKRNHSATHLLHAALHKVVGKHAVQKGSLVRSDRLRFDFQNQSAVTKEELDKIEALTNQWIMENSGSETDLLDYDAAIEKGAIALFGEKYDSKVRVISFGENSVELCGGTHVSRTGDIGLMLITSESSVAKGIRRIEAVTGREAYKLLQERNNILRKTSELLSVKPSEFESKIQELKKKSSAKKAAPKKVSATDTKFENENKIEVSGQKIFVAQLNDNADVLKDLGDQLLAKGEYKIICLAGNDGKTIRAFSWVGDDLNKKVKAGDLLKELLKPVGGRGGGKPHFAQGGSPDVASMGKIFSNISNVESFLKEKL; this is encoded by the coding sequence ATGAAAAAACTGAATTCTAGAGAGATTAGAGAGAAATTTCTCGATTACTTTGAAAAGCACAATCATTTAAAAATTAAGGCCGCATCAGTTGTTCCTCAAAATGATCCGACATTACTTTTTATCAATTCAGGTATGGCCCCTCTAAAGCCATATTTTCTTGGAAAGGAAGAACCTCCAAATAAGAGATTATGTAACTTTCAACCTTGTATAAGAACTAAAGATATTGATGACGTAGGTGATAGACACCATTTAACGATCTTCGAGATGATGGGTTCTTGGTCAATTGGAGACTACTACAAAGAGTTAGCGTGTTCACTGGCCTACGGTTTATTAGTCGATGAGTTAGGTTTTGATCCAAAGAGACTTTACTTCACTGTCTATGGTGGAAATGAAGCTCTAGGTATTAAGCCCGATCATGAATCAGTTGAAGCGTGGAAGAAATGTGGCGTTCCAGAGGACCACATCGTTATGTTAGGCGATGATAACTTCTGGGGACCGGCCGGAGAGACTGGACCATGTGGACCATGTACTGAAGTATTCTTTGATTGTGGTCCAGAGTACGGGCCAGAGTATAAGCCAGGTAAGCACTTTGATGACGTTTCAAGATATATTGAAATTTGGAATGCTGGCGTTTTCATGGAACTCAATAAGAAGAAAGATGGAAGTTTTACGCCACTACCACTTAAGTCTGTAGACACTGGTTCTGGACTAGAGCGTTTGGCGATGGTTATGAATGGGCACGACTCTGTTTATGAGACGGATCTTATGCAACCGCTGATGGATATCTCTCACAAGCTTTTAAAGTCTGATGGAAGTGAGGCCTTTACAAAGAAAGCTAGAATGTTAACTGATCACATCCGTGCTGCAGTCTTTATTCTAAGCGAAGGGGTCACTCCATCTAACGAGGGACAAGGTTATATTCCTAGAAGATTAATTAGAAAGTGTGTTGCTGCACTTATGGCAAAGAAAGCTTCTAAGATTGACTTCTCTGAGATGGTTGATCTCATTGTTGAGATGATGAGCGATTATTATCCTCAGATTAAATCGGCAAAAGAGATGATCACTTATAATTTAAATAATGAAATAAATGACTTTATTCCAATTGTTAAAACTGGACTTGAGCTTATTGAAAAAGAGCTTGCTGAAAATAAGTCTTCCAATAAATCCTTCCCTGGTAAAGTTGCCTTTGACTTGGTGACGACACACGGTCTTCCACTTGATGTTTTAAAGTCAGACCTCTCGGATAGAGAAATTGAACTTGATCAAGCAGAGTATGATAAGTGTTACGAAGAACATAGAAAGGCCTCTAGAGTAATCTCAAGAAAGGGAGCTTCTGGTGACCAAGAAAAAGTAGAAGAGCTGGTAGCAAAATTATCTACTACTGACTTTGTTGGCTATGAAACGGAAGAAACTACTTCTAAAGTAAATCTTTTAATTAAGGACTCTGAAAAAGTTGACTCTGTAAAAGAAGGTGAGAGCTTTCTTTTTACGACGGTGAAGACTCCTTTCTACGGAGAGTCTGGTGGACAGATTGGTGACTGTGGTTGGGCCACGACAGATTCAGCAAAAGTTGAAATTGTAGATACGATGAAGGTTGGAAAAATTCACGTTCACGTTGCCAATGTTATTTCAGGTGAAGTTAAAGATGGAAGTGAAATTCAATTAAAAGTTGATTCTGAAGTTAGATCAGATATAAAGAGAAACCACTCTGCAACTCACTTACTGCATGCAGCTCTTCACAAAGTTGTTGGAAAGCATGCTGTTCAAAAGGGATCTCTCGTTAGATCCGATAGACTTCGTTTTGACTTTCAAAATCAAAGTGCAGTGACAAAAGAAGAACTCGATAAAATTGAGGCCCTCACTAATCAGTGGATCATGGAGAACTCTGGTAGTGAAACTGATCTTCTAGATTACGATGCTGCTATTGAAAAAGGTGCCATCGCTCTCTTTGGTGAAAAGTATGATTCGAAGGTTAGAGTGATTTCTTTTGGAGAAAATTCTGTCGAGTTATGTGGTGGAACTCACGTTTCAAGAACTGGTGATATTGGACTTATGCTCATTACTTCAGAGTCTTCTGTGGCGAAGGGGATAAGAAGAATTGAAGCCGTCACTGGTAGAGAAGCTTATAAGTTACTTCAAGAAAGAAATAATATCTTAAGAAAGACGAGTGAGCTTCTAAGTGTTAAGCCTTCTGAGTTTGAAAGTAAGATTCAAGAGCTTAAGAAGAAGTCTTCAGCAAAGAAAGCTGCGCCTAAGAAAGTTTCAGCAACTGATACAAAATTTGAAAATGAAAATAAAATTGAAGTATCGGGACAAAAAATCTTTGTGGCCCAGTTAAATGATAATGCTGATGTATTAAAAGATTTGGGAGATCAGCTCTTGGCCAAGGGTGAGTATAAAATTATTTGCTTGGCCGGAAATGATGGAAAAACAATTCGTGCCTTCTCTTGGGTTGGTGATGATTTAAATAAGAAAGTTAAGGCAGGGGATCTCTTAAAAGAGCTGCTTAAGCCGGTTGGCGGAAGAGGAGGAGGAAAGCCTCACTTCGCTCAAGGTGGATCACCTGATGTGGCCTCAATGGGGAAGATTTTCAGCAATATTTCAAACGTTGAAAGCTTCTTAAAGGAAAAGCTATAA